One part of the Haliotis asinina isolate JCU_RB_2024 chromosome 2, JCU_Hal_asi_v2, whole genome shotgun sequence genome encodes these proteins:
- the LOC137273367 gene encoding protein PRRC2C-like isoform X1: MSSVSGLGNRGEKGKGKFTAININNIYKGKTVETQKTAVPRQHGLQSLGKVGTARRMPPPANLPSLKSENSGNDPNISLVPTGGSGWGTKEEKKEEASGKPPQQSQPQPATSAPSGQSVPTTKTSVSGGTNTGVKSWSSITGGGTSQGSLVSHQSPLFQEEFPSLALGEEKETKDIKKKEEKTDTQYGPGPSLRPQNVGSWREGGGRGAMQQPQPKQDSLSPTSSPSQTLTETQPNGPPTPGGGDTPSPSPQIPPRPSSNQGPTSTQGPMPMAPHMGMPHPQYRGMMPPYMFGRMPTGYPPNYPGMPRPPYPYDGRYRGPPPHMPPRPLDRERERDRDRDRGDREGEEGVKRPAIISDKDLKEFDDLLRTEPNDGGWADAQGEIDYSAKLVFSDDEDESGKERKRDRRPRDLRKQEETRDRHGERQMDRQHDRPHDRPDRQGDRPIERHSDRHSEDSEHDRDRETSKYDKEKDDQGPPKSREGWTHGPPPPQYRGGPRPPPPGMDGRWPMHPYNFMSQQGPYPPHFRMPPPPPNQRPAPPYGPHPPQLNRHSGAEDEDEIWRQKRRQHGEEVNAAVERARQRREEDERRMEAERKAAAAEKLKQLDERTGKKKEDKESRDGAESDGGRSSRTPSESSEKDSREGRERSHRDVSKYPATSNQTFSRAYIRNVPPRFQKQQQEQMMRQQTSQSPSSQTPQQQQQQPAQQGSGQHPQLPQGFRPGQGPPPHWVGTPYDPRAWGGMPPPPFMDPRYAGRMEMAGMHMYPPPPMRRRTDSHGSGTDSQDNETRQPDQYERDPRDPRTWMERGYPPPPPAPYDEMRRGPYFDPRVYHDYERYDYDRKDYDHQGELGDRDDHHRDKEIDQDGPPLADKAPKELEHRSSVTRSPVVQRDPFDETVGKDDKLESWDVDEKSEELPPEPRRQKPDLDKRDDKDSDFRRMKDWGSHSSFQSSQTRHDRGPPSQPQRAWGGMDEGKSRRDHHPSCPPPIPPQQAQSTPPPRSNFMSLKRSASNNSTSSAASSERKSDSPKEPVLHEKPTSLRKEPSRESIKKETQREVVAIPDTSRTETVWSRRQSEKNAAKEKQQESAPEPKFESREDKKEKTQIERDGFDDRRDRGPGKDRPPAKKKKEEPYMDRFERDRDRDRGDRDRTRSVPGRGREFVRGRGRGRGRGARGGLGSSRGRGRGDFHSLDRPFRGQRSDRSQSFGHWKDRPEDDQAEGEDVDTSKRRRGRDEESDVSVDETSGTYSESSSERTSEAREVSQGKDKENKDVKLTKETKEEINNTQKSASQKDKGAPHPREERGRPRNNPWMRDRRYENNDRFQPKPYGERADLDDDSKERGGGYRQSSATASANTGGFTPRGEPSRRGRGGNAGQGPPRGGRGRGGRYFSAPPQRGGYSRPPMTNGDRRDYGDMGPQNRRDRRQERNPPPPRFARRGGMSAERGRGFERGGRGGRSKGRGGSAPPTTNSKKPPLTKQASNEGEEWETASESSDVLEKKDPKNEIRDANKDKRDQPSKKSFSSQRPLNDRQNRRVNNSVDSRKSNSMERRNSNKEKSPNSTKNGAGPANSVPKAKATVNVNHKENVKTVYRVDGIVPNDPTAINNAINSMNNRNKNMGRKSDLSDVSKPLKNEKEKKDALANIDINNYASVVVIDDQPEVTIDDPNFLFENNEGFQEVTSKKAIKIKQKMQEAEMKKMSETHKKRDPASKVIAKPKGLTPKIERARFSKMSRLPPRFAKQKEQREKEKEANLDVMPKIEQWNNDLANNIPAPAHLTNGDSSNSAPKSNQQQQQQQQQQQQQQQQQPSQQMTVAMSSQKLSMQSQVPPLSMTPAPIPTVSAWTKPINFSMTLGPSQSPVAVDNKMDKGDQHDSGIDVSDQPNSTASSTRSSPSAENKHKDESKDKMLEDRINKELEDTPNFDAPKPQPQRQPKPSRSEKMSVKEALNKESSKAVKKPDLVKDKKPDPIQMPPSIKDRFFKSDDTELKLEFEFDEALTSYQAEPQQPEKTEIVEPPKSVTISSDVTSANGLGINSPTAHATQDLNLKIASVKSVWEMAPGPFDQQPISSGCSLANALSTNSDSVAGANTFPTFTSEVETIVSATSVVLETVNRNENTSSLSPGPSTLSPRPQDIQVFVPEVSDLKHHEKMPMAEPTNVCKAQPGLPILQVKPQQFQPHSAGGSGNSMGQPTSNVLQNMSAVPSPPVVLPNQHPFQPILGSQLLTQEPSRFSQPNYGFSLSQPQAQIGQAALTQPSLFLPTTPTQPDLFPSQLSAFARNQPYGQTAQQNTIMVSSATSSLMSTTIKPPTQNAYSQLQKSMPSMGPSSLQFSQNLNNNSLQPSQMFIQYDPSQLFGTSPLLGSTQTPQNNSQILSSQLMQPRNAVQNVQPVQPTSSFFQQTQPSLQQNFFAQQPTSALQGALQQAAAGQQFSMQTFGSQGGLGLALTPPGHTHGQGLSLNPQQPSKSTQQYNNPVLQQQSPQSTPMKSPPQSMSGNLLSSSSQSQSSSAKHFTGQISNRTTQQRFQNIQQFQPKFGSQFLGQPMQTQAAPVVRHQMMVGNIVRSSAPPPQQRPAFPNPIQRPGVQIQVQQQQQQQQQQQQQPQQQQQQQQQQQQQPRHTTQSPSLKAQQAKQRQEALALAQNFLNPQNKTTMKSTAKADSVTDPSAASTTTNTNETKPTDVSQDKK, translated from the exons ATGTCCTCAGTCTCGGGGTTAGGCAATAGGGGGGAGAAAGGCAAGGGCAAGTTCACGGCGATAAATATCAACAACATATATAAGGGCAAAACCGTTGAAACACAAAAGACTGCGG TCCCTCGTCAACATGGGCTACAAAGCTTGGGTAAGGTGGGAACAGCACGGCGTATGCCGCCTCCGGCTAATTTGCCCAGTTTGAAGAGTGAGAACAGTGGAAACGACCCAAATATCAGTCTTGTTCCGACCGGAGGTTCAG GATGGGGCACGaaagaggagaagaaagaggaaGCCAGTGGAAAACCGCCGCAACAGTCGCAGCCGCAGCCGGCTACGTCGGCGCCATCTGGGCAATCAGTACCAACTACCAAG ACCAGTGTATCTGGGGGCACCAACACAGGGGTAAAGTCATGGAGCAGTATTACTGGTGGGGGCACCTCACAGG GATCTCTTGTGAGTCATCAGTCACCCTTGTTCCAAGAGGAATTTCCAAGTCTAGCATTGGGGGAAGAAAAAGAAACCAAGGACATAAAAAAGAAGGAAGAAAAAACAGATACTCAATATGGACCAGGGCCAAGTTTGCGACCACAAA ATGTAGGGAGTTGGCGAGAAGGAGGTGGGCGTGGCGCCATGCAGCAACCACAACCAAAACAAGACAGTCTATCACCGACGTCTTCACCATCACAGACCCTCACAGAAACACAGCCGAATGGCCCCCCGACTCCCGGTGGGGGCGACACCCCCTCTCCCTCCCCGCAGATCCCCCCACGACCCAGCTCTAACCAGGGCCCCACATCAACTCAGGGCCCCATGCCCATGGCACCTCACATGGGCATGCCACACCCCCAATACAGAGGAATGATGCCACCCTAT ATGTTTGGCAGAATGCCGACTGGCTATCCACCTAATTATCCAGGGATGCCACGGCCACCTTACCCTTATGATGGAAG ATACAGAGGCCCACCTCCACACATGCCACCTCGACCACTTGATCGAGAACGAGAACGTGATCGAGATCGGGACAGAGGTGATCGAGAGGGAGAAGAGGGTGTGAAGAGACCTGCCATTATATCGGATAAGGACCTGAAAGAGTTTGATGATCTTTTACGCACAGAGCCCAATGATGGTGGATGGGCTGATGCTCAAGGAGAAATTGATTATAG TGCTAAGCTTGTGTTCAGTGATGATGAAGACGAGTCAGGCAAAGAACGAAA GAGAGACCGGCGACCAAGAGATCTTAGAAAACAAGAAGAAACACGAGACAGACATGGTGAACGCCAGATGGACAGACAGCATGACAGACCACATGACAGACCAGATCGGCAAGGAGATCGGCCGATAGAACGACACAGTGACAGACACAGTGAGGATTCTGAACACGATCGGGACAGGGAAACATCCAAATATGACAAGGAAAAG GATGACCAGGGCCCTCCTAAATCCCGAGAGGGATGGACACATGGACCTCCACCCCCACAGTACAGAGGTGGTCCTAGACCTCCACCACCAGGAATGGATGGG CGTTGGCCAATGCATCCCTACAACTTCATGTCTCAACAAGGGCCATACCCTCCCCATTTCCGTATGCCCCCTCCTCCACCCAACCAGAGACCAGCTCCCCCATATGGCCCACATCCACCACAGCTGAACCGACACTCTGGAGCAGAGGATGAGGATGAGATTTGGAGACAAAAGAGAAGACAACATGGAGAAGAAGTAAACGCAGCTGTAGAGAGAGCTCGACAGCGACGAGAAGAAGATGAAAGACGCATGGAGGCAGAGAGGAAAGCTGCAGCTGCTGAGAAATTAAAGCAGCTGGATGAGAGAACAGGCAAAAAGAAAGAGGATAAG GAGAGCCGAGATGGAGCTGAATCTGATGGTGGCCGCTCAAGCCGGACTCCCAGTGAGAGTAGTGAGAAAGATTCAAGAGAAGGAAGAGAGAGATCTCATCGGGATGTATCAAAATACCCAGCAACA AGTAACCAGACCTTCTCCAGAGCCTATATTCGGAATGTGCCTCCACGATTTCAAAAACAACAGCAGGAGCAGATGATGCGTCAGCAAACTTCGCAGTCCCCCTCCTCCCAGACCccacagcagcaacagcaacagcctgcacaGCAGGGATCAGGACAACACCCACAGTTACCCCAGGGTTTCCGGCCAGGGCAAGGGCCACCACCACATTGGGTAGGAACTCCATATGATCCCCGGGCATGGGGAGGTATGCCACCACCCCCATTCATGGATCCCAGATATGCTGGAAGAATGGAAATGGCTG GCATGCACATGTACCCTCCCCCGCCAATGCGTCGCCGCACAGACAGTCATGGTTCTGGCACAGACAGTCAAGACAATGAAACCCGACAGCCAGATCAGTACGAACGTGATCCACGAGACCCACGTACATGGATGGAGAGGGGATATCCACCTCCACCACCAG CTCCATATGATGAGATGAGAAGAGGCCCATACTTTGATCCGAGGGTGTACCATGACTATGAAAGATATGACTATGAcagaaa AGATTATGACCATCAAGGAGAACTAGGGGACAGAGATGACCATCACAGGGATAAAGAAATTGATCAGGACGGACCCCCACTTGCAGACAAAGCTCCTAAGGAGCTTGAACATCGAAGTTCAGTGACAAGGAGCCCAGTTGTACAGAGAGATCCCTTTGATGAAACAGTTGGCAAAGATGACAAATTGGAAAGTTGGGATGTTGATGAAAA GTCTGAAGAGCTTCCACCAGAGCCTCGACGACAAAAACCTGATTTGGATAAGAGGGATGACAAGGATTCTGATTTCAGGAGGATGAAGGACTGGGGAAGTCATAGCAGTTTTCAAAGCTCACAAACTAGACATGACAGAGGTCCTCCATCTCAACCACAAAGAGCATGGGGAGGAATGGATGAGGGCAAATCAC gGCGAGACCATCACCCAAGTTGTCCACCACCGATACCTCCACAGCAGGCGCAGTCTACACCACCACCACGCAGTAACTTCATGTCACTCAAGAGAAGTGCATCTAACAACTCAACCAGCTCTGCTGCATCGTCAGAACGAAAAAGTGATTCACCAAAGGAGCCAGTTCTCCATGAAAAACCAACCAGCTTGAGGAAAGAACCAAGCAGG GAATCAATCAAGAAAGAGACTCAGAGAGAGGTGGTGGCAATCCCAGACACTTCCAGAACTGAAACAGTCTGGAGCAGGAGACAGAGTGAAAA AAATGCAGCAAAGGAAAAACAGCAGGAATCCGCACCTGAGCCAAAATTTGAAAGCCGTGAAGATAAGAAGGAAAAAACCCAAATTGAGAGGGATGGATTTGATGATAGGCGGGATCGAGGGCCTGGCAAGGACAGACCACCTGCGAAAAAGAAGAAAGAGGAGCCATACATGGACAGGTTTGAGCGAGACCGTGACCGAGATCGTGGTGATAGGGACAGAACCAGAAGTGTTCCAGGTCGTGGTAGAGAGTTTGTGCGTGGTCGAGGACGTGGCAGGGGACGAGGTGCCCGTGGTGGACTTGGTTCTAGCCGAGGACGTGGAAGAGGTGACTTCCACAGTTTGGATAGACCATTTAGAGGTCAAAGATCAGACAGGAGTCAGTCATTTGGTCACTGGAAAGATCGTCCTGAAGATGATCAAGCTGAGGGGGAGGATGTAGACACGTCAAAAAGGCGACGTGGACGTGATGAGGAGAGTGATGTGTCTGTTGATGAGACAAGTGGCACTTACAGTGAAAGTTCGAGTGAGAGGACATCGGAAGCCAGGGAAGTTTCTCAGGGAAAGGATAAGGAGAACAAGGATGTGAAGTTGACGAAAGAAACGAAGGAGGAGATCAACAACACTCAAAAGTCTGCAAGTCAGAAGGATAAAGGTGCGCCACACCCTCGGGAAGAGCGGGGTAGGCCACGTAATAATCCTTGGATGAGAGATAGAcgatatgaaaataatgatcgATTTCAGCCGAAACCATATGGAGAACGTGCTGATCTTGACGACGATAGTAAAGAAAGAGGTGGTGGATATCGACAGTCCAGTGCAACTGCCAGTGCCAACACTGGGGGCTTCACACCAAGAGGGGAACCTTCTAGACGAGGGAGAG GAGGAAATGCAGGACAAGGTCCGCCGAGAGGTGGTCGAGGCAGAGGAGGGAGGTACTTCTCGGCCCCACCTCAGAGGGGTGGTTACAGTCGCCCACCCATGACCAATGGAGACAGGAGAGATTATGGGGACATGGGACCTCAAAACAG ACGGGATAGGCGACAAGAAAGAAACCCCCCTCCTCCGAGATTTGCCCGAAGAGGAGGTATGAGTGCTGAACGAGGACGAGGTTTTGAACGTGGAGGAAGGGGTGGTCGATCAAAAGGAAGAGGAGGAAGTGCCCCCCCTACAACTAATTCTAAGAAACCCCCATTGACAAAGCAGGCGTCAAATGAAGGGGAAGAGTGGGAAACTGCTTCTGAAAGTAGTGATGTCCTTGAAAAAAAGGATCCAAAAAACGAGATAAGAGACGCTAATAAAGATAAGCGCGATCAACCCTCGAAAAAAAGTTTCTCCAGCCAGCGGCCTCTTAATGACCGCCAAAATAGACGTGTAAATAATAGTGTGGATTCTAGGAAGTCAAATAGCATGGAAAGGAGGAATTCAAATAAGGAAAAGTCCCCAAACTCGACAAAAAACGGGGCAGGTCCGGCGAACTCAGTACCAAAAGCCAAGGCAACTGTTAATGTGAACCATAAGGAGAATGTGAAGACGGTGTACCGTGTGGATGGAATTGTGCCTAATGATCCCACGGCCATCAACAATGCCATTAACAGTATGAACAACAG AAATAAGAACATGGGGAGGAAGTCGGACCTGTCAGACGTTTCAAAACCTTTGAAGAATgagaaggagaagaaagacGCCTTGGCTAATATTGACATAAACAACTATGCAA GTGTGGTGGTTATTGATGATCAGCCTGAAGTGACAATCGATGACCCCAACtttctgtttgaaaacaatgaagGCTTTCAGGAAGTTACATCAAAAAAGGCCATCAAAATAAAACAGAAGATGCAGGAAGCAGAGATGAAGAAAATGTCTGAGACTCACAAAAAACGAGACCCAGCATCAAAG GTAATTGCGAAACCCAAAGGCCTCACACCAAAGATTGAGCGTGCCAGATTCAGCAAAATGAGTCGTTTGCCACCACGCTTTGCCAAGCAAAAAGAGCAGAGGGAGAAGGAGAAAGAGGCCAACTTGGATGTGATGCCCAAGATTGAACAGTGGAACAATGACCTTGCTAACAACATCCCTGCTCCAGCCCACCTCACAAATGGGGACTCCAGTA ACTCTGCACCCAAGTcaaatcagcagcagcagcaacaacagcagcagcagcaacagcaacaacagcagcagccatCCCAGCAGATGACTGTTGCCATGTCTTCCCAGAAGCTGAGTATGCAGTCCCAGGTGCCACCATTGTCGATGACGCCAGCCCCAATCCCTACTGTGAGTGCGTGGACTAAGCCTATCAACTTCTCCATGACTCTGGGGCCATCGCAGTCCCCCGTAGCTGTGGATAACAAGATGGACAAGGGCGACCAACACGACAGTGGGATAGATGTAAGTGACCAGCCTAATTCTACCGCCTCATCTACCCGGAGCTCCCCAAGTGCAGAAAACAAGCATAAGGATGAGTCTAAG GATAAAATGCTTGAAGATAGAATAAACAAAGAGCTGGAAGACACACCAAACTTTGATGCACCCAAGCCACAGCCTCAGAGGCAACCTAAG CCAAGCCGCAGTGAAAAGATGAGTGTGAAAGAGGCCCTAAACAAAGAGAGCAGTAAGGCTGTGAAAAAACCTGACTTGGTAAAGGATAAGAAACCAGATCCCATTCAGATGCCACCCAGTATCAAGGACCGCTTTTTCAAG AGTGATGATACAGAGCTGAAACTCGAGTTTGAGTTTGATGAGGCTCTCACAAGCTACCAGGCTGAACCCCAACAACCAGAGAAGACTGAGATTGTAGAACCTCCAAAGTCTGTGACAATATCCAGTGATGTGACTTCAGCAAATGGACTTGGTATCAACTCCCCCACTGCCCATGCTACCCAGGACCTTAACCTAAAGATAGCTTCAGTGAAGAGTGTGTGGGAAATGGCACCTGGTCCCTTTGACCAGCAACC AATCTCAAGTGGATGTTCTCTGGCAAATGCTCTGTCAACAAACAGTGACAGTGTTGCTGGCGCTAACACGTTTCCCACATTCACATCTGAGGTGGAAACCATAGTGTCAGCTACATCGGTTGTCTTGGAAACAGTCAACCGTAATGAAAATACAAGCAGCCTGTCACCTGGTCCCAGCACATTATCGCCTCGACCACAGGACATACAGGTGTTTGTACCAGAGGTGTCTGACCTCAAACATCATGAGAAGATGCCGATGGCTGAGCCCACTAATGTCTGCAAA GCACAACCTGGTCTGCCCATCTTGCAGGTAAAGCCTCAACAGTTTCAGCCTCACAGTGCTGGTGGCAGTGGAAACTCAATGGGCCAGCCCACATCCAATGTGCTCCAGAACATGTCGGCTGTTCCAAGTCCTCCTGTTGTCCTGCCCAATCAGCATCCTTTCCAGCCCATATTGGGGTCACAATTGCTGACACAGGAGCCCTCTCGG TTCTCACAGCCCAACTACGGATTCAGTTTATCACAACCTCAGGCGCAGATCGGGCAGGCTGCTCTGACACAGCCTAGTCTCTTTCTGCCCACAACTCCTACACAACCAGACTTGTTCCCATCCCAGCTGTCAGCATTTGCTCGTAACCAGCCGTATGGACAGACggcacaacagaacaccatcaTGGTGTCTTCAGCTACCTCCTCACTTATGTCCACAACAATCAAACCACCAACACAGAATGCATACA GTCAGCTCCAAAAAAGTATGCCAAGCATGGGCCCCAGTTCGTTGCAGTTCAGTCAGAATTTAAACAACAATTCTCTCCAGCCGTCACAGATGTTCATACAATATGACCCAAGTCAGCTGTTTGGTACAAGTCCCCTGCTGGGGAGCACACAGACTCCTCAGAACAACTCGCAGATTCTCAGCTCACAGCTGATGCAACCAAG GAATGCAGTACAAAATGTGCAGCCGGTACAACCAACGTCGTCCTTCTTCCAGCAGACGCAACCATCACTACAGCAGAATTTCTTCGCTCAGCAGCCTACATCAGCTCTACAG GGTGCTCTCCAGCAGGCGGCAGCTGGTCAGCAGTTCTCAATGCAGACATTTGGGAGCCAGGGTGGTCTTGGACTTGCACTGACACCCCCAGGTCACACCCATGGACAGGGACTCAGTCTCAACCCACAACAGCCGAGCAAGTCCACCCAACAGTACAACAACCCTGTACTGCAGCAGCAGTCACCACAGAGTACTCCA ATGAAGTCTCCCCCTCAAAGCATGTCTGGCAACTTGTTGAGTTCTTCATCACAGTCTCAGAGCTCCAGTGCCAAGCATTTTACTGGGCAGATCTCCAACAGAAcaactcaacaaaggttccaaaatattcaacagtttCAACCTAAATTTGGTTCTCAATTTTTGGGGCAGCCCATGCAGACTCAAG CTGCTCCAGTGGTGAGACATCAGATGATGGTGGGGAACATTGTCCGCTCCAGTGCTCCTCCTCCCCAGCAGAGACCAGCGTTCCCAAACCCAATCCAGCGACCTGGAGTACAGATCCAAgtgcaacagcaacaacagcaacagcagcaacagcaacaacaaccgcaacaacaacagcagcagcagcagcagcagcagcaacaaccaCGACACACAACGCAGTCGCCCTCCTTGAAAGCTCAGCAAGCCAAACAGAGGCAGGAAGCCCTGGCTCTAGCTCAGAATTTCTTGAACCCACAAAACAAAACTACAATGAAAAGCACAGCCAAGGCTGACAGTGTGACTGACCCTTCTGCTGCTTCAACAACCACAAACACGAATGAAACCAAACCTACAGATGTCTCCCAGGATAAGAAGTAA